The genomic interval ttcattttaaaagctgACATGTTAGAGGCTTGCAGAAGGAcaaaaatacttatatattttaaataatttgttcaaGTCAATAACACAATAATGTGCTCAACcaatttcttgttttttaaaaaaaaaaaaaaaagtttcaaatcgAGTTTTTAAGCCTTTGACTTAGACTAAATTGGGTCCAAACACAGATGGACAGCATATGCAAGTACAAAAGGTATCCCAGTACACAAATGTGCTAAGATTGAATCCTACAATAACCTTAAACAATTactgaaacaataataaatgaatggTGCATTTTGCATTAGACTTAGTTGTTAATCTCTGGTACATCAGCATGctacttttacttttaagtttttcttgtaataataaatagtatttttccCAATGCCACAGATGGACTGGTTAAAATCAGGCTACTGCTGTGTCTCAAGTATAGAAAGCAAATGACAAAAACCTGGATGGAATTTGAAGCCATGAATGTAGAATtgttgcatcaaaaaaaaaaaaaaaatatatatatatatatatatatatatatatatatatacacacacatacatattaacaAAGAAACCAACTAATgaacaagaaataaaacaatatcccAAAATTTCAATTTACTTGTTGCTTATCCATAAAGTATTGTGACCACCCCCCCACCtcgccaaaaaaaataaaaaataaaaataaattaaatactgtttttctgtttAGATTTTTGAGACCTCAATGTGCTGTTATGAGATCATGTAATTCATGCTTCTCATTATTCTCCTACTTTCACAAATTATTTGAACAATCCCCATTCATTCAAGCATTTACATCTTATAATAGTGACAGAACTCACATCCCTTAATACACTGCAAAAGTGTACTTagtatgtttgtcttgttttctagcaaaaatatctaaacatcctttaaaTAAGATCAATTTACTTCTACAaaattgcataatataaaatttgtttacTTTCTATTagcttattattttttcttcagcatAAACCTcagtatttaaaaagaaagaaagaaagaaagaaagaaagaaagaaagaaagaaagaaagaaaaaatcataatatcttaagcaattttgcttcttaagtaCTTGTTTGTTTTAAGGATGCTTACTTTTTTACTAGAAAACAAGTATTTGTAGAATGTGTAAGAACAAGAACAAATCAAATCAGAAATTCTAGGCTAGCTTGAGTGAGAGGGTGAAGCGCTGAGTGGTGGTTCGTGATTTGATAAGCATCAGCTGCCGTTGGTGATTATGACAGAGGTGCCTTTATGGGCCGGTGCTTGTTCAGCCTGCATGCGCAGATGAGTGGCCATGTCGTAATGGGAGGAACCTGAGCAACCCAGGGAGTATCCTCTAAAGCTGTCTGCCTCATACAGATGTTCTAGTGCGTAGCTGGTGAGCGAGTAGGCTGTGTGTTTTTCCAGGTACTGGCGGGGGTGTGAGGGGTATAGCGCTGGAGTCGGAGAGACAGCACATGTGCCCGTCAGGGGCAGTGGCTGCTGGTGTTGCTGAGAAGAGGAGAGCTCATTTTGCAGGAAGTCTTTACTTTTACCCAGTCTGTCAGAGATGGGGCTGCTGAGACGGGACAGAGGAACAGGACTAGTGGTGGGGCTTATAACCTGAGCCGGCCCTCGACACACCACACTCTGCAATGCTGACTGGGAAAAGTCGGTACTGTGAAACGAGGAGCCGTGGCTCTTTGCCAGACTGTTTGTAGACTCCAAAGGTATTTCTGTAGAAGCCTTTCTCAACTGGAGACGACTTTCCTCCTCTTTGATCATCTGTTGCGTGGCTCGAATCAACGTCTCAATCTTGCTGGGCTCTTGAGGACTTGAACGGCATTGCTCACCATGGTATCGGTCACCTGAATCGCTCGTGTCAGGTGAACTGACCATGCTGTCCTCATCCCAGTGACCCCTCACTGCAAGTGGGACAAAAACAGTGTTACCATGAGGAATTTACCACAGTTCAAGGAACCAAAACAAGCAAGGTTTTCCTTTGGATTAAGTCAAGGGCTTAATATACCAGAAcaccaaattttttaaaatactgtctacagcagggatctccaaccctgctcctgaagagctgtcgtcctgcagatttcagctccaaccccaatcaaatgGCGCTCTTCCACTGCATAGTACGGTACGGTACGGCTCGGTACGgatcacttttggggggttttccactgggtacagtacgtggtacctggtactttttttagtaccacctcggttgaggttccaagtgaaccataccgttaccaaaatgtgacgtgtaaGCTCTGCTGATGACAGaatggccggagagaatcgtcactacctgcgtcactgaacttgtgacacaaatgaaccgctagatttaaatcagcacagccagcgaaggatcgaaccCAACTGTTTTGAAGGAGTGCACCTTTTttaaacaaccaaaaagtttggttgtctgttgcggaagtacgGACGTTCCTCTCTTTGATAGCAGAGAAGCGGATCCAGTGAAAGCTTGATGGGGCGATgcagaatgaaaatgttttttttaggagtcgtggccGTAGAGGCGGCACAACTATTACGACgtgaataatcccacccactctaaagcgatactaaactgcagtggaaatgcaaagcCGAGCTGAGCCGTACAGTACAGTACCGTACTGAGCCGTACCGAGCCAAGTCGTACCACGtagtggaaaagcgccaaaaaacacacaaatacgcTAATCGACACATTACTTGAAAATTACAGGCAAGTGTGTTAttgcagggttggaactgaagtctgctggaaagtagctctccaggaacagggctGTAGACCCCTGgtctatagacagacagatgagtgGAGAATCattatttaatgatttctgtAGGGAGGTTTTTTATTTAAGTCTTTCTTCTTTGCAACAGCTGTTATTTATTACCAAATCAGAAATTTAGTTCTTCTAGGTTGTTGTTTTCGTACGTTTTTCAGAATGTTCCTGCCTGTTAACTTTTACTTTGCTCTAACCTGGTTTGAGGAGGCCGTGGAAGGCCAAAACATATAGTTTCTGCTCAGCaaggaacaaaaatgaaaaacatttggtTTCTAACCATAGATCCACTGAAAGAAACACACCTTGCAGGCTATGGATAGAGGTGATGTGGGGCATCACACCTTCAAAACTGTCCCCATTCTCGGATGAAGACTTGGGCAATGGGAGAACAGAGCGAGCTGCACCCCACCATGCCTCTCGTCCAGGCTGAGGGGTGCCAAGGAAGTATCGGCCAGCCTTACAGCGACCCCTCTCGCAGGACTCGGAGTGAGTGTGGCCGTAGAGATCACTAGAGGTATGATGGTCATCTGTCAGTGGTAGGCTGTAGCACAGCGGCCGTGGTTCTGGGAACTGCCGGTACACGCATGAGGAGTCTATGCCTTCACACTGCTCCAGAAGCTGAGGAGATGCAGAGTCAGTGAGTGGGCTTCCTCCCCATGGGCTATCCTGATCTGACTCTGAGCGATCCGTGGGGAAACCCGGATACTGCACAATAGAAACAAATATGCATTAATACAGGATTTCCTAACCATGCTCCTGGAGGCACGCTAACAGTATACACGTTGGATGTCTCTCTCATTTCATGACTTGGAGTTTCTGctaatgtgctgaaaatgtgtagtgttggggtgcctccagtAACATAATTGTCCTTTATCACTGAGGGCAAAGCTGATATTATGCACAGTGTGATTTACACACATAGAACATGATGCTGGATCAACATCCAACATTCCTATCATCCAATCCGAGTCCTACATATATCCTCAACCTTCCCTCAAACCTACCCTTAAAATGATtgcatgttgttccagaccttaACCCTATCCCAAACCCAACACCTAAAATTAGAAGGCAATGATTAGTTTATGGAAATGTTACTTAAGGAATGTCCTAGTTGTGTAAATCACATCAGAAGTCTTCCCAGCAACAGAAGACCTTCCTAGAGCTCCCAATATACCATTACCATCCAAATGGAAGGCATTACTGTGATACTGACCTGTGAATAGGGCGAGAGTCTTGTTTTGGTCTTGGTACGGGAGACTCTGCTTTTGCCAACTCTTCTGTTCTCAATGATGGGGGTAGGGGGGCTGTTGTAGGTGAACGAGGGTTTAGTGGATGTCGCCTGATCTAAGGACAACTGTAGTCCTTTGTACTCTGTGTCCCTGTTGGGGAATGACAGCAACATTTAGTCTTGAACTCAACAGTGTGTGCAACTTCATGGTTTGCGAGTGCTTGTCTCGGTATTACTGTTTACTGGtgcatttttccttttcagtttaCCATTCAGAGAAATGTATGGTCAGGCATTTTTAGATACTTCAGGCTCCATGCTCATTTGTGAAGCAGTGTGTGAGGAAGACTCAAGGACAGAAAATGAATTGCATTGTTTCTCCTACAGGATTGGAACAAGGCTCCTACAAACATACGGCTGGAGGGCTGGAGGCTCTGTTCAAATACACAGTGAGATTAAGAGCTATGTCTGGCTAAATCAAACCCACACAGGGATCACCACACAAGGCATAACTAGGAAATGGGAATTGATTTCTCAGTAAAGTGGTATATGGATTTCTGTTCCCAGTGATGTATAACTTTCAGAAAACGATGGCTGGAGCACATGCTAGCTAGGCGCCGATGCCAGCTTCCCTCCTGAGGCCTAGCAGCCTGGCTCAGACAGCACGCAGACTAATGGGATTGCATGCAGATGGCAACATCTTGGAAAAAGACCGACATACACTTTCTCACATGCACCCATGCAAATGCACTCGCAGATCCATGCCATCTCATTAAGTTGACATCGTCGTTGTATGCTCTATGTAAACAAAGAGTTTTCCAGAGGTCAGGGCCTGTAAACAGAAGCCAAAACCCTTAAGGTGCAACAGGTTGACCAGTGTGAGTGGTTTAGCGCATACACACAATCTCATTCAGCTGAGCTGCCAttctagcacacacacaccatctcatTTCACACCTCACAGCCCGTGTGAGTAGACTCTGATAACACCTCGATAAGATGCCAGACATATCCACCTCGCTTCCTTTTCTCACTAAAGACTAGCTGTGCATTTCTGAATGAGAGCACATGTGGAGAGGTTAAAAAGGAAACAGATCTTGCACTCGTGATGTCTACAGTGCAACGCACGCATTTATGGAAATCATTCTTCTCAAGGAAACTGAATCATGGATGATGGCAGGgaatatcacaaaaaaagaaagaaaaaagaagaagaactcCATTCATGGACACTCTTAGCAAGCTGTAAGCTATAAACACTCATCATATTTACAACCTATTAATTAAAcctaatataaaattttttttttttgctttggtgTGGGAGCTATCTGACACTCGCAAGCTATTGGCAGACTGGAATATTAAAACCAATccactttttttaatgaaggtttttatGGCACGCAATTCATTTACATCTGGAGGCAGAACGAGTGGGGCTGGGGGGTCAATGCTCCAGATGCTGGCATCAGTTCTAATGGGCTCTCTGTAAGTGTGCACACAAATGCTGTGTTTCACTCTTCCATACGTCCCTCGCTCAAAACCGTTGTGTGAGCGATGGCTCCATTGCTCAATCCTACCTCATTCTTTCCAGAGAGTTCCAGTGGAAAAGTTCATTGTGCTAATGCACAGAGTTTGTCAGTATGAATGCATGACAAATAAATCATCCACGACCCTTGGCTCCCATGCAGTTCCTGTACATGCAGCTGGCATATTATATAAAGCAAGAACAGGAATGACACCCCAAACTGACTGATGAGTATCAGGGCAGCTTTAACTCGCTCAGTCACTGTCATGGCTGGACTTGTAAACACCATAAATATAAACCTTAATGATATTGTAATGAACATATTGCTAGTTGTAAGTCACTGAGAGAGGCCTTTTAGCTGAGTAATAGTGGAATAATGTGGGCAATTCAACACAACTGTAGACAGAAGCTTTAAGAAATTATATGGCATACTACACTTTTGCCTAATACACTGCATGCATGTTAGTCATGTACAAATGGATTCAAGTTTGTGTATGGAATTCCATTATTGAACAATTTTGAACACTTTAGtttaattctcactattaactagttgcttattagcatgaactttgctagcatattggctgtttatcagtacttataaagcacatattaatgcatttttctgcatgaccatattttagatcccttaatcctattCCACACCAAAACCTAATgcctaccttactaactattaacaagcagtaaattatgagtttattgatgcaaaagtcatagttaatagttagttaatattgATAATTGATTCCCATACTATAGTGTGACCGCTGAAGTtgtttctaatttttaatttaagtatccAATGTTACAGTGCAAGTACATTAagtaatttgaaaatataattttacatgcatactgtatacactactgttcaaaattcaagttttttaaatataaattaatacttagaaaggatgcattaaattgattgacagTAAAGTCTTGTATAATGTTGCAACAGATTTccatatcaatgttttttttttaattgtatattcagcaaagaatcatgaaaaacaaaaccattttcaacactgataaaaaataagaaatgtttctcgatcatcaaatcggcatattagactagatttctgtgacactgaagactggagtaatggctgctgaatattcagctttgcatcacaggaataaattagattaaaaaatatattaatatagaatacagttattttaaactgtaattacaaATGCCTACTACACATCATGgatttatattctttataaaggaTGTCTCTATTGGAAACAATGAAGTACTCAGAAACTCAAAACAAGGtgttacaaatgcaaaaaaaatttaaaaaaataaattaactatgaacatgaaattaacaTGACTTTCATAGAATTCAGTGTTCATTATCTGGATTGAATTAATGAAAATTGAACAACAGTGTATAAAGATCTCATGCTGTTTTGAAGATGCATATTTGAAGATATGCTCATACTCACGTGAGGACGTAGTTGACGCTGACGATGCAGTGTGGTCTGGACGATCTGCTGTTGTGTACGATAGTAGCGTAACTCTGtacccacacccacccaccctgCTTAGCCAGGAATCGGTAGTATTTGGTGGTGACTTGTCCCTTTACTAGCACTAccgagagaaaaacacacacaatcaattaAAGAACATTTCTCACACTTCACATACGCTTCTTTtgcaaaacaggaaaaaaaaaaaaatttaattaatttgtttactttCATGTGcaacattgtgattttttttagttggctTTACGCGTGgttcatttaatcttttttattcagGAAAGCTAATTACTGCtttcatttgcatgtttaaaccataaactgctgtttttctttcagcCTTAATAACTATTTATAgcaaataatgtcaaatattgTGTCTCTTAATAAGCTGCGTTGTTCTGCAATCAGGAATGGAATagataaaacaatagattaaagaaaattgtgtttttaaggaCTAAACATGTAGTTTTCAATGCGGTTCACTAATTTAGTTGCTAATTGATTGCATGTGTAATCCAAGCTCAGGCTCATATCAGTATGTTGAGACATGGAAATCATATTCATCTCCTGTAACGTGGTATTATCAATTAGCACGCTCAGTTGTACCCTCATGACGGTGAGCGATGTAAGTCATCACTAAAGCTGCTGTTATTATTAGATGCTGTAAAGGGGACGTGACCAGAGGAATGAGGAAAAACAAACCTAACTCACACAAGTGGTGCGCGCAGCGGAGATGGAAAGTGTCACAGCTGTGGACGTGATGATAAAGTGTCTTCTCTATTAAGTCTTGCGGCTCGTAGCCAGTGAGCTCCGCAACCCTgacaaacacagaacacagaatgGAATAACAATGGTGTTGGCGTGAGCACCAACACCTGTCCACACACCGGCACGTGCAAGAACGGGACAGATTTGGCTAAACGCAAGCCCAATGCGCAAATGTGTGTCTCACTAAACACAgctgcatatgtatatatacacaaagcTGCATTTACACAATCATAGAGGCACATGTGCACAAGACAAGAAAGTCCTGTTTGtgtcaaaatacaattttacattatataaccATTTTGATATCCATGTTTAACATtgaattttcaaatgttaatgttttgttcaaattgttatgctgataatataatctGCAAGTACAAAGAtgcagaatgcaaaaaaaaagcattttgattcATAGGGTCCCCATTGCCTGTATTATCCTTAATAAAACTAGCAGCACAGCAATATGTGTAAGCGTATGAACACATGGTACCTGGAGTCCAGGAAAATGAGTTTCATGTCCAGGCTGGCTCTGAACATGAACATATTGCTGTGGAGCTTGATGTCGGTTACTGCGCTGGGGGGGAGAGAGTGACCCACAGCAACCAGACCCACGTTCTGATAACAGCCGTCAAACGGAGACATGTCTAAGCTGTACTGACGGATCTTCAGATAGCCGCTGCAGTGAATGACCTGTTGGAAATCccgatcacacacacatatatgcatctGTATTATAGTTCACAGCAACTGTGATCATCTCTATGCTATCTTAAACATTCTCTGTCTATATACAATGTAAGTTAGAAAATGCAGCTGGATCGCTTCCtgaacatttgtgaccctggaccacaaagccaGTCTAAAATCGCTGGGGTATaattttagcaatagccaaaaaaaacattgtatgggtcaaaattataattttttctttttatgccaaaaatcattaggatataaagtaaagatcatgttccataaagatattttttacatttcctactgtaaatatatcaaaacataatttttgattagtaatatgcatcgctaagaattcatttggacaaatttaaaggtaattttcttagtattttgatttttttttgcatcctcagattccagattttcaaatagttgtatctcggcaaaatattgtcatatcataaCATACATCaattaaaagcttatttattcagctttcggatgatgtataaatctcaatttcgaaaaattgacacttaagactggttttgtggtccagggtcacattagTCATCgctgatgttttaaaatatgctGCCAAATTCTCCCCTACACTACataaggaaaaaatattaaatactgtatataattaatgtatttttacacaGCTGTGGAGATCTTTGTTTAACACCACACATAAAAAAAGGAACGAATGAAAATATAACAGCCTACCTTGTAACCACCACACGTCAAGCCAGCATTTcttttagcaaggacacatttcaTTCTCAGGAAAAAAGACCTTTCCATTTCATATTCTAGAAAAACAACATAAAGCAGGAGACGGTGAAGGAGCGGTTTGAGGGAAGATGAATTGATTTGTGTGCAGAGGTGTTTAGTGGCTGTCTTGCCGTGGACGAAGTGTGAATGATACGGCTGGTGAGCCGTCAGGACTGCGGTCATCTCGTCGTGGTCTGCGGGGTGGATGTATTCATAAATGCTGTTCCCCGTCAGCTCTACCTGTTAAAATGGACTTTTGTCATTGCAGTCAAAGCTGCCAGAAATATTGGGATCTAGGCggaatataaataaaagcaatcaGTAGTAAATATGAAAGCGTGCACTTTACCTGTGACAGCCCTAAATGCACTGATGCAGTTTCAGAAATGTACATGATTTTCCCATCAGGAGCTACCACAAAAATGAAGCCATCCAAAGtctgaagaaataataataataaaataataataattaatgcatttatttacattaattagttattatattataaaagcatcattagctcttagaaatcattttttttaatgtttttatttttattttaaagcaatatgTAATTCGGATAGAGCTGAGGTAACATCaacatctgaatcaggagataaaATTAAGCTTTCATGGTCCATTATAacaataagtaaaaatataaatagatgcAGGAAACACTTAAAAACCATTCATCATTTAGgctaaataaattatgaaacaaaatctTCGCTAgaaacacaacaaataacaaatattaatattttagacGGCCTAATGGTGACGGTGGAACAGACCTACTAGCAATGCAAACTTGTAACTGTAAGACGAATTCTAAGTAGATCTATACGATAATTAAAAAAAGCTCGATAGAATAGATTCAGAATTCGATACCATtcgaatattttaattattaaacctacataaaataataataataataataataataataataataggcaagTAGATAATTTTAAAGTGTGTACCTGAAGCAGATGTGATCCTAACTCTCGGCCCACATTGTCCAGAGAACTCGCTCGACTCACATGACCCCAAGATTCCCCGAGACCTGCGGAGCGTGTTCATAAAAAACACATCAGCTTATAAAAAAACTGACTTATTATGATGAGCCTT from Cyprinus carpio isolate SPL01 unplaced genomic scaffold, ASM1834038v1 S000006746, whole genome shotgun sequence carries:
- the LOC109059956 gene encoding single-minded homolog 1-A-like isoform X1; amino-acid sequence: MKEKSKNAARTRREKENSEFYELAKLLPLPSAITSQLDKASIIRLTTSYLKMRIVFPEGLGESWGHVSRASSLDNVGRELGSHLLQTLDGFIFVVAPDGKIMYISETASVHLGLSQVELTGNSIYEYIHPADHDEMTAVLTAHQPYHSHFVHEYEMERSFFLRMKCVLAKRNAGLTCGGYKVIHCSGYLKIRQYSLDMSPFDGCYQNVGLVAVGHSLPPSAVTDIKLHSNMFMFRASLDMKLIFLDSRVAELTGYEPQDLIEKTLYHHVHSCDTFHLRCAHHLLLVKGQVTTKYYRFLAKQGGWVWVQSYATIVHNSRSSRPHCIVSVNYVLTDTEYKGLQLSLDQATSTKPSFTYNSPPTPIIENRRVGKSRVSRTKTKTRLSPYSQYPGFPTDRSESDQDSPWGGSPLTDSASPQLLEQCEGIDSSCVYRQFPEPRPLCYSLPLTDDHHTSSDLYGHTHSESCERGRCKAGRYFLGTPQPGREAWWGAARSVLPLPKSSSENGDSFEGVMPHITSIHSLQVRGHWDEDSMVSSPDTSDSGDRYHGEQCRSSPQEPSKIETLIRATQQMIKEEESRLQLRKASTEIPLESTNSLAKSHGSSFHSTDFSQSALQSVVCRGPAQVISPTTSPVPLSRLSSPISDRLGKSKDFLQNELSSSQQHQQPLPLTGTCAVSPTPALYPSHPRQYLEKHTAYSLTSYALEHLYEADSFRGYSLGCSGSSHYDMATHLRMQAEQAPAHKGTSVIITNGS
- the LOC109059956 gene encoding single-minded homolog 1-A-like isoform X2 gives rise to the protein MTAVLTAHQPYHSHFVHEYEMERSFFLRMKCVLAKRNAGLTCGGYKVIHCSGYLKIRQYSLDMSPFDGCYQNVGLVAVGHSLPPSAVTDIKLHSNMFMFRASLDMKLIFLDSRVAELTGYEPQDLIEKTLYHHVHSCDTFHLRCAHHLLLVKGQVTTKYYRFLAKQGGWVWVQSYATIVHNSRSSRPHCIVSVNYVLTDTEYKGLQLSLDQATSTKPSFTYNSPPTPIIENRRVGKSRVSRTKTKTRLSPYSQYPGFPTDRSESDQDSPWGGSPLTDSASPQLLEQCEGIDSSCVYRQFPEPRPLCYSLPLTDDHHTSSDLYGHTHSESCERGRCKAGRYFLGTPQPGREAWWGAARSVLPLPKSSSENGDSFEGVMPHITSIHSLQVRGHWDEDSMVSSPDTSDSGDRYHGEQCRSSPQEPSKIETLIRATQQMIKEEESRLQLRKASTEIPLESTNSLAKSHGSSFHSTDFSQSALQSVVCRGPAQVISPTTSPVPLSRLSSPISDRLGKSKDFLQNELSSSQQHQQPLPLTGTCAVSPTPALYPSHPRQYLEKHTAYSLTSYALEHLYEADSFRGYSLGCSGSSHYDMATHLRMQAEQAPAHKGTSVIITNGS